Part of the Brassica oleracea var. oleracea cultivar TO1000 chromosome C8, BOL, whole genome shotgun sequence genome is shown below.
TATTAAAAAGTTAAATTTTGTACGTTCGGTGAAAGTTTCGGGTTTTTCTTGCAAATATTCTAATGGCTCATGGCGGGAGTCGATCTCCCTCCTTTTACAGATTGGCGCCTCTTTATTAAGCCCAACCCATAACGATAAGCATCTGTTTGGACACAAGGATATTGGTATCCCTTTCGCGTCATAAACAAATCTACGATAAGAGTTTAGAAGCCTCTCTTCCAGTCAGCAGGTTTTGAAGAAAGACAATAATAAGTTCAAAACTTTGCGATAAACGATAAAGCTACGGCGAAGCTTTTCATACGAGAACCACCGATCGCCTCAAAACGCAGCGTATAATGGCTTCCTCTTCTTCTGAGCCACTTGAACTAATCGTCACCGTCGTCTCAGCGAAGCACCTGAAGAACGTCAACTGGCGCAACGGAGACCTGAAACCCTACGTCGTTCTGTACCTAGACTCGGATCACCGCCTCTCAACTCGCTCCGACGATTCGACTAAACCGGTGTGGAACGAGCGGATCACTCTTCCTCTCACCAGATCCGTCCACGAATCGGTCCTCAACGTCGAGATTTTTCATTCTAACTCGTCGGATCTGGGGAAAGCACTCGTCGGATCGGTTAGGTTTCCTCTGGTTCGATTGATTGACTCCGAGGGGGCGATTAACTCGCTCGAGCTTATCCGTCCCTCGGGTCGGACTCAAGGGAAGATTCGCTTGAAGCTCGAGATCAAGGAGCGGTTGATCCAACCTCAAAATTACTATTCTGCCCCTACTGGTTTACGGCCGATCCAACCTCAAAATTACTATTCTGCCCCTGAAGGAAACCGTTATTACTCCCCACCTCCAGCTCCGATCACCTCACCGTCTCCTCAGCGCGATTACAGAGACTTCTCACCTTATCCATACACCGATCACTACTATTCCAGATTCTACTACCCTCCTCCTCCTCCTCCGCCACGTTCTATGTACGATCGTGCCTCCAATTACAGCCTGCCACGTGTCCCATCTGCTCCGGTTGATCACAATCCTCTCCCTCCTCGGTTTCCCAACTACCCTCCACCGCCGCCATCAGCTCCCGTTGATGCTTTTCCGGTGAGCGAGGCTCCACAGCGCAGTGAGCCATCAGCTCCCGTCGATGCCTTTCCGGCAAACGAGCACAAGCTAGAAGCTCCACCTGTGGGTTCGAGATTCTCCAGTTACGGAGCGCCGAGTGGTCCATCGGCGCCAGTGGATTACTCTCCTTACGATCACAGGCAGTTGCAGAAGACGGTGGGCGGGCTGAGCTTGGAGGAAGAGAGAGCTGTTGCGGAGAGGTCTGAGAGCGAGTTTGGAGCTAGGCCGAGCAGCAGCTATGGCCGTGATTATCGCCGTGAATGCTAGGAGAGGAATGGAGTTTCATAAGTGTGTGATGTTATAAGGCTTTGTTATCATCGTAGTTACCCTCCATGTTGTGTGCTTATAGATCACCAAGTAATGGGTGATGGAAAGTATTATCCTTTGAGGATATAATATGTCTATATGTATTCGGTTTCTCTTATGTGTCTGAAGAACAGTTTAGAAGGTTGGCACCCTTTCTGTGCCTTTGTAAATGTTTCAAAAACATCTTCGGTATCTTATCTTCTTACAGCTTCTTTCTTGAATAAGGCTATTGTGCTCTTAGGGTTAACGTTCTAATGTGAATCTCTGTTCGTTTACTGTTTGAACCATGCTCAAA
Proteins encoded:
- the LOC106312537 gene encoding formin-like protein 3; the protein is MASSSSEPLELIVTVVSAKHLKNVNWRNGDLKPYVVLYLDSDHRLSTRSDDSTKPVWNERITLPLTRSVHESVLNVEIFHSNSSDLGKALVGSVRFPLVRLIDSEGAINSLELIRPSGRTQGKIRLKLEIKERLIQPQNYYSAPTGLRPIQPQNYYSAPEGNRYYSPPPAPITSPSPQRDYRDFSPYPYTDHYYSRFYYPPPPPPPRSMYDRASNYSLPRVPSAPVDHNPLPPRFPNYPPPPPSAPVDAFPVSEAPQRSEPSAPVDAFPANEHKLEAPPVGSRFSSYGAPSGPSAPVDYSPYDHRQLQKTVGGLSLEEERAVAERSESEFGARPSSSYGRDYRREC